Proteins from a single region of Parambassis ranga chromosome 16, fParRan2.1, whole genome shotgun sequence:
- the LOC114448729 gene encoding NLR family CARD domain-containing protein 3-like, with amino-acid sequence MNSAQQLLRSQRDLLLNWTCDHPAPLLRWLRDAEVLSSACYLSLLERSPSNAVAQALETVCATEESSRRFLQVMRDVQDYYCRDLQVWVDKHCRNDAFSKPVPAPVKMEDKKSKGPLSKLFKGKSKGFSLNPQIKAKEDLKPRRSQTLTNIRVSISAHKTTLLKRTEQLKCYSEGDGVASNSASHIEIRYTDLFVTEDDDLVDSSQHEYFDLASRRARIYVHQACQRIRPCHLLNPQGSTGRPPKRVKVKGIAGIGKSVAVQRLVYEWAIGKNMREFTCIFDLRFRELNLIEGPLSLLELLGERFRYLKEVLPDLFTSPSSLLFILDGLDEFKFTLDWNCPDKNIDVNSKVPVSELMVALIKGSLLPEASVILTMRPYTEAPKRFFQRCCVVLGFEEDQVKEYTTKFYKDSKVAERVYDYILNNDNIFVLSFIPLYCYIICTAMAEFFSSGTLGVGDSTSLELNPPKTVSEVYFCYLFTAVKHHALKGSTERSTPRSEVLALAKEQLTNLGRLAYENLLQRKIMFDRADMKNYSVAPVDVQGTFLCHILQLLKEETEMFSFFHLTVQEHLAALYCAINLFSKEDIIQALDFWCFGIHPISSTAAPLQNVDLNKDNLESLQMFTRFFMGMLRARLVGQLDGLIDSPIDEEHDILTRLGLWFQDQFKGRKLENREALNLLHCLMEFHMKETSSTAAPEIKKLNLFKMKLSVVDCAAMHYVLQFSPHKLEELNLGYSNIGNRGFTRLGPILHRCESLYLRYNCLDRQAAILESTILKSNECQVKKLFMCGNNLGPEGVLELWNALEQNTTVEELYLDITGITERGTENIVNSLSRNTSLKTLTIVGNDIGEVGRRRLMELERRRPGLRIIANFVDDIGLLQAYLDWVEEIRADRDQMDSVKNADALESVLKGLQVAGGKVGKGENAEKAKELQIQIEELLKCSTDLMGRR; translated from the exons ATGAACTcagctcagcagctgctccGGTCTCAAAGAGACTTGCTGCTGAACTGGACCTGTGACCATCCAGCACCGCTGCTGCGTTGGCTGCGTGATGCTGAGGTGCTTTCCTCTGCCTGCTACCTGTCTTTGCTGGAGCGCTCACCTTCCAATGCTGTGGCCCAGGCTCTGGAGACTGTGTGCGCTACTGAGGAGAGCAGCCGAAGGTTCCTTCAAGTAATGAGAGACGTGCAGGATTATTACTGCAGAGATCTGCAGGTTTGGGTTGATAAACACTGCAGGAATGATGCTTTCAGCAAGCCAGTGCCTGCACCTGTGAAAATGGAAG ACAAGAAGTCTAAAGGCCCCCTTTCTAAGCTGTTCAAAGGAAAGAGCAAAGGATTTTCCCTAAACCCCCAGATCAAAG CAAAAGAAGACCTGAAACCCAGAAGGAGTCAAACGTTGACCAATATCCGAG TTTCCATTTCTGCCCATAAAACAACCCTTCTCAAACGCACAGAGCAGTTAAAGTGTTACTCAGAGGGTGACGGAGTGGCTTCAAACTCAGCTTCTCATATCGAGATCCGCTACACTGACCTTTTTGTGACCGAAGACGATGATTTAGTTGACAGCAGCCAACATGAGTACTTTGACTTAGCAAGCAGACGAGCACGCATCTATGTCCACCAGGCCTGCCAGCGCATCCGGCCTTGCCATCTACTGAACCCTCAGGGATCAACAGGCCGGCCCCCCAAAAGGGTAAAAGTGAAGGGTATCGCTGGTATTGGAAAGAGTGTAGCAGTACAGAGGCTGGTCTATGAATGGGCAATCGGGAAGAACATGCGTGAATTCACCTGCATTTTTGACCTGCGCTTCAGAGAACTCAATCTGATTGAGGGGCCGCTAAGTTTGTTGGAGCTGCTCGGAGAACGGTTCCGGTACCTGAAGGAAGTGCTACCTGATCTCTTCACCTCTCCAAGCTCTTTGCTTTTTATATTAGATGGTTTAGATGAGTTTAAATTTACCTTGGACTGGAACTGTCCTGACaaaaacattgatgtgaatTCCAAGGTGCCAGTGTCAGAGCTGATGGTGGCTTTGATCAAGGGAAGTCTTCTCCCAGAGGCATCCGTCATTCTCACAATGAGGCCATATACTGAGGCGCCTAAGCGTTTCTTCCAGAGATGTTGTGTGGTGCTAGGATTTGAGGAGGACCAGGTGAAGGAATATACCACCAAGTTCTACAAAGACAGCAAAGTTGCAGAAAGAGTCTATGACTACATcctgaacaatgacaacattTTTGTGCTGTCCTTCATCCCTCTTTACTGCTACATCATCTGCACAGCTATGGCGGAGTTCTTCTCTTCAGGGACTCTAGGTGTTGGTGACTCAACGTCTCTGGAGTTAAACCCACCCAAAACAGTCAGCGAGGTTTACTTCTGTTATCTATTCACTGCAGTCAAGCATCATGCACTGAAGGGAAGCACAGAGAGAAGCACTCCTAGATCTGAAGTCCTTGCTCTAGCTAAAGAACAGCTGACAAACCTGGGAAGACTTGCTTATGAAAACCTCCTACAGAGGAAAATAATGTTCGACAGGGCGGATATGAAGAACTACAGTGTTGCACCTGTTGATGTCCAGGGCACCTTTCTCTGTCACATCCTCCAACTTCTCAAAGAAGAAACAGAGATGTTTTCCTTCTTCCACCTAACTGTTCAAGAACATCTGGCTGCCCTTTACTGTGCAATCAACCTCTTCAGCAAGGAGGACATAATCCAAGCTCTGGACTTCTGGTGCTTTGGGATACACCCAATAtcatccactgctgcacctcTGCAAAACGTAGACCTCAACAAGGACAATCTGGAGAGTCTCCAGATGTTCACACGTTTCTTTATGGGGATGCTACGAGCACGGTTGGTGGGTCAGTTAGATGGCCTCATTGATTCTCCTATCGACGAAGAGCATGACATCCTCACCAGGCTAGGTTTGTGGTTCCAGGACCAGTTTAAGGGCAGGAAGTTGGAAAACCGGGAAGCTCTGAATCTTCTCCACTGCCTGATGGAGTTCCACATGAAGGAAACCTCCAGCACTGCAGCACCTGAGATAAAGAAACTGAACCTGTTTAAAATGAAGCTGAGTGTTGTGGACTGCGCAGCAATGCACTATGTGCTGCAGTTTTCTCCACACAAGCTGGAGGAGCTCAACTTGGGGTACTCAAACATTGGAAATAGAGGATTCACCAGGCTGGGCCCAATCCTACATCGCTGTGAATCTCTCTA CTTGAGATACAACTGCCTGGACAGGCAGGCAGCTATTTTAGAATCTACAATTCTGAAATCAAACGAGTGCCAAGTCAAGAAGCTGTT tatgtgtggtaATAACCTGGGTCCAGAAGGTGTTTTGGAGCTGTGGAACGCTCTGGAGCAAAACACCACTGTGGAGGAACTCTATCTGGATATCACAGGCAtcacagagagaggaacagaAAACATTGTCAACAgtctcagcagaaacacctctcTGAAGACGCTGAC CATTGTTGGGAATGACATTGGAGAGGTGGGAAGGAGGAGGCTTATGGAGCTGGAACGACGTCGACCAGGGCTCAGGATTATTGCAAACTTTGTGGATGACATTGGGTTACTTCAAGCCTACCTAGACTGGGTGGAGGAGATCCGGGCTGACAGAGACCAGATGGACTCTGTGAAGAATGCGGACGCCCTGGAGTCAGTGCTGAAGGGGCTCCAGGTGGCAGGAGGAAAGGTGGGAAAAGGAGAGAATGCAGAAAAGGCCAAGGAGCTCCAGATACAGATAGAGGAGTTGCTGAAGTGCTCTACAGATCTAATGGGGAGAAGatga
- the LOC114448405 gene encoding sialic acid-binding Ig-like lectin 14: MSGSCLTIPCSFNLRNDLIKYLHTGCAAIWTRTDNRLTSGFPAQTTEQTGDLTKMDCTTTFNNMRTHDSSYYYFRLDCHNTLKETFLNLYVNILVKADPPSPLLTPSTLEVEEGTTVNITCSAPAPCEPHPPTLIWTPILGKHQDRMQEEQDKTKVKISTLTFTASHHHDGEIISCTAVYKKQDGIPDVPVTRSVTAAVLYSPKNTTVSVSPSGPVPENSNVTLTCSSKANPAVRNYTWYRTDGSRETLIGTGHILNIEASKTHLKTPQCQSVPLVQYQKTVM, from the exons ATGAGTGGATCCTGTCTGACCATCCCCTGCTCCTTTAACCTACGCAATGATCTTATCAAATACCTACACACAGGATGTGCAGCAATCTGGACAAGAACAGATAACAGATTAACCAGTGGTTTTCCAGCACAAACAACTGAACAAACAGGAGATTTAACAAAGATGGACTGCACCACAACCTTCAATAATATGAGAACTCATGACAGCAGTTATTATTACTTCAGACTGGATTGTCATAATACATTGAAGGAGACTTTTCTAAatttatatgtaaatattttagtCAAAG CTGATCCGCCCTCACCACTCCTGACTCCGTCCACACTAGAAGTGGAGGAGGGAACCACAGTGAATATAACATGTTCTGCTCCAGCTCCCTGTGAGCCTCATCCTCCAACTCTGATATGGACCCCCATCCTGGGTAAGCATCAGGACCGAATGCAGGAGGAACAGGACAAAACTAAAGTCAAGATCTCTACTCTGACCTTCACTGCCTCTCATCATCATGACGGGGAAATCATCTCCTGCACTGCTGTGTACAAGAAACAAGATGGCATCCCTGATGTACCTGTGACCAGAAGTGTGACAGCGGCTGTCTTAT ACTCACCCAAGAACACCACAGTGTCAGTCAGTCCCTCTGGTCCAGTACCAGAGAACAGTaatgtgactctgacctgcagcagtaAGGCCAACCCAGCTGTAagaaactacacctggtacagaACTGATGGAAGCCGGGAAACGTTGATTGGGActggacacattttaaacattgaAGCCTCTAAA ACTCACCTAAAGACACCACAGTGTCAGTCAGTCCCTCTGGTCCAGTACCAGAAAACAGTGATGTGA